One Coccinella septempunctata chromosome 1, icCocSept1.1, whole genome shotgun sequence DNA window includes the following coding sequences:
- the LOC123313361 gene encoding heparan sulfate 2-O-sulfotransferase pipe, with protein sequence MDVFYNRYRRMALPKRTSDLIALMAISTTLFLFLHTRDLNIKLKEMEVKLQPEDEILTNHISDMDPPEGVRAMMKLLQSTGEVTTLEPTRLNNTRKAQQDIIFFNRVPKVGSQTLMELLRRLSIKNNFGFHQDAVQRVETIRLPPEDQADLSALISSYEPPGVFIKHIVFTNLSDYGFPEPIYINMVRDPVERIISWYYYVRAPWYFVERKIMFPDLPLPNPKWLKKDFEECVLSGDRECRYEEGELRDVSDHRRQSMFFCGHHRECLPFNSPGALERAKRAVEQHYAVVGVLEDLNKTLTVFENYIPRFFEGASDIYWNEISVYNPINKNSFKPPVSERVKEIVRRNFTREIEFFQFCKQRLNKQYLALKLHDKK encoded by the exons AACTAGTGACCTGATCGCACTAATGGCAATCTCCACAACACTCTTCCTATTTCTACACACAAGAGATCTGAACATAAAATTGAAGGAAATGGAAGTCAAACTGCAGCCTGAAGATGAAATACTGACTAATCATATATCTG ATATGGATCCACCAGAAGGTGTTCGAGCAATGATGAAATTGCTTCAAAGTACAGGAGAG gTCACAACTTTAGAACCTACAAGGTTGAACAATACAAGAAAAGCACAGCAGGACATAATATTTTTCAATCGTGTTCCGAAAGTAGGTTCACAAACACTGATGGAGTTATTGCGTAGATTGAGTATCAAGAATAATTTTGGCTTCCATCAAGATGCTGTGCAAAGAGTTGAAACGATAAGATTACCTCCAGAGGATCAAGCTGATCTTTCTGCTCTCA TATCGAGTTACGAACCACCAGGAGTCTTCATAAAACATATCGTATTCACAAATTTGTCAGA TTACGGATTTCCCGAACCGATATACATCAATATGGTACGAGATCCCGTGGAAAGGATCATATCCTGGTATTATTATGTTCGAGCACCTTGGTATTTTGTGGAAAGGAAAATAATGTTCCCCGATCTGCCTCTTCCAAATCCAAAATGGCTTAAAAAG gaTTTTGAGGAATGCGTTCTTTCCGGCGATAGAGAATGTAGATACGAGGAGGGTGAATTGAGAGACGTTAGTGATCATAGAAGACAATCCATGTTCTTCTGTGGTCATCACAGAGAATGCTTACCTTTCAACTCGCCGGGCGCTTTGGAGAGGGCCAAGAGAGCAGTTGAGCAACATTATGCAGTTGTTGGAGTTTTGGAAGACCTAAACAAAACACTCACCGTCTTTGAGAATTATATTCCAAGGTTCTTCGAAGGAGCTAGCGATATATACTGGA atgaaatcAGTGTCTACAATCCCATCAACAAAAACTCCTTCAAACCACCAGTAAGCGAAAGAGTAAAGGAAATAGTCAGGAGGAACTTCACAAGGGAAATAGAATTTTTCCAATTCTGCAAACAGAGACTGAATAAACAATACTTAGCACTCAAACTTCACGACAAGAAATAA